One Bacillus amyloliquefaciens DSM 7 = ATCC 23350 DNA window includes the following coding sequences:
- a CDS encoding YwqH-like family protein, with protein MSHSSTLSHINSTISHKLGEIEHQIEKLKEAKREIESLQEEAMSEIKDILRPHLDHHWTGTFAEEFDDKRDQAHTEAYRIVTDKYDGYMYRIGLKMTQLEIEKGGLLAARSIAREAEHLLTLGEEALDAVGDKIQSIKRSWSWFKWK; from the coding sequence ATGAGCCATTCAAGCACATTAAGCCATATTAACAGCACAATCAGCCATAAACTGGGCGAGATCGAACACCAAATTGAAAAATTAAAAGAAGCGAAGAGAGAGATAGAATCTCTGCAGGAAGAGGCCATGTCTGAAATCAAAGACATCCTCAGACCGCACTTGGATCATCATTGGACCGGCACTTTCGCTGAAGAATTTGATGACAAGCGCGATCAGGCCCATACAGAAGCATACAGAATCGTCACAGATAAATACGACGGGTATATGTATCGAATCGGCTTGAAGATGACACAGCTTGAAATTGAAAAAGGAGGGCTCCTTGCCGCCAGAAGCATCGCGAGAGAGGCAGAGCACCTGCTGACGCTTGGAGAAGAAGCCCTTGACGCGGTAGGAGACAAAATACAATCAATCAAAAGAAGCTGGAGTTGGTTTAAATGGAAATAA
- the chrA gene encoding chromate resistance efflux protein ChrA, giving the protein MIMIYIFMAFFIANLLGYGGGPASIPLMFEEVVNRYSWLTNDQFSNMLALANALPGPIATKIAAYVGYSAGGWPGFLIALIATVVPSALALIVLLRIIQRFRQSPVIKGMTLSVQPVIAVMMLILTWQIGADGIKAIGWVQSIVIAGISLLALTKFKMHPAFLIIAAFLYGGLVIPHL; this is encoded by the coding sequence ATGATAATGATCTATATATTTATGGCGTTTTTTATCGCAAACCTGCTGGGATATGGCGGCGGGCCTGCGTCTATCCCGCTGATGTTTGAAGAAGTCGTCAACAGATACAGCTGGCTCACAAACGATCAATTCTCAAATATGCTCGCACTTGCGAACGCATTACCGGGCCCGATCGCCACCAAAATCGCCGCGTATGTGGGCTACAGTGCAGGCGGATGGCCCGGCTTTCTGATCGCGCTGATCGCAACCGTCGTACCGTCGGCGCTTGCATTGATCGTCCTGCTGCGCATCATTCAGCGCTTCCGCCAATCACCCGTCATCAAAGGCATGACGCTGTCCGTCCAGCCTGTCATTGCAGTCATGATGCTCATTCTTACCTGGCAAATCGGCGCAGACGGCATCAAAGCGATCGGCTGGGTTCAATCAATAGTGATTGCGGGGATTTCCCTCCTTGCCTTGACAAAATTCAAGATGCACCCGGCATTTTTGATTATCGCGGCGTTTTTGTATGGAGGCCTTGTGATCCCTCATTTATAA
- a CDS encoding chromate transporter, giving the protein MKNPYWDITAAMVRTGILGFGGGPSVIPLIRHEAVNKYKWIDDDEFGEILAIANALPGPIATKMAAYLGFRLKGTLGAIAATLAHILPTCLAMAGLFTAVNVLSHSAVVAGMIGAVTPVIAVMLGIMAYEFGQKALKGFGWVTGILFFIVAFIGLQTLQINPGLVIIIFLAYGAFHFKLKNKITNKHSKDKGMSSP; this is encoded by the coding sequence ATGAAAAACCCCTATTGGGACATTACGGCGGCGATGGTGCGGACAGGCATACTCGGATTCGGGGGCGGCCCGTCCGTGATCCCGCTCATCCGCCATGAAGCCGTCAATAAATACAAATGGATAGATGATGATGAATTCGGGGAAATATTAGCGATCGCAAATGCGCTGCCGGGTCCGATCGCCACTAAAATGGCTGCGTATCTAGGCTTCAGGCTAAAAGGCACGTTAGGCGCAATCGCGGCAACCCTCGCCCACATTCTCCCTACATGTCTCGCTATGGCGGGCTTGTTTACCGCTGTAAATGTGTTAAGCCATTCAGCGGTTGTTGCCGGCATGATCGGTGCCGTCACACCGGTGATTGCGGTAATGCTTGGTATCATGGCATACGAATTTGGACAAAAAGCGCTGAAAGGTTTCGGCTGGGTCACCGGCATCCTGTTTTTCATCGTCGCTTTTATCGGTCTGCAAACGTTACAGATCAACCCCGGCCTTGTCATTATCATTTTTTTAGCGTACGGTGCGTTTCATTTTAAATTGAAAAACAAAATCACAAATAAGCATTCAAAAGATAAAGGAATGTCGTCCCCATGA
- a CDS encoding UDP-glucose dehydrogenase family protein gives MKITVIGTGYVGLVTGVSLSEIGHDVTCIDIDERKVEQMRKGMSPIFEPGLEDMMKRNIGRYRLAFETSYEKGLTEADVIFIAVGTPQKEDGHANLTYIENVAEMIAEHISKDVIVVTKSTVPVGTNDRISEVIHSRLKADVNISIASNPEFLREGSAIHDTFHGDRIVIGTEDRQTRETLDRVFAPLAIPVYHTDIRSAEMIKYASNAFLAAKISFINEISHICEKVGADVESVAHGMGLDKRIGNQFLRAGIGYGGSCFPKDTNALVQIAGHVEHDFELLKSVIKVNNNQQSMLVDKVLNRLGGVTGKTIALLGLSFKPNTDDMRDAPSIVIADRLAALDARITAYDPIASFRASELLPDTVSYRDSIEAAVRGADAVLILTDWEHIKHFPLEAYKELMETPVIFDGRNCHSLEEAEQAGVEYISIGRRAVVPQTDSVT, from the coding sequence ATGAAAATAACAGTGATCGGAACAGGCTACGTCGGTCTTGTGACAGGAGTGTCTCTTTCAGAAATCGGCCATGACGTAACATGCATAGATATTGACGAACGTAAGGTTGAGCAGATGAGAAAGGGAATGTCCCCTATCTTTGAACCGGGTCTTGAAGATATGATGAAACGAAATATCGGCCGGTATCGGCTGGCCTTTGAAACGAGCTATGAAAAAGGACTTACGGAAGCAGACGTTATCTTTATAGCGGTCGGAACGCCGCAAAAAGAAGACGGGCACGCAAACCTTACCTATATTGAAAATGTCGCCGAAATGATTGCCGAACATATTTCAAAAGACGTGATCGTCGTGACAAAAAGCACGGTTCCAGTAGGAACGAATGACAGGATCAGCGAGGTTATTCATTCACGGCTGAAGGCGGACGTGAACATTTCGATCGCCTCGAATCCGGAATTTCTGCGTGAGGGTTCGGCGATTCACGATACCTTTCACGGCGACCGCATCGTGATCGGGACTGAAGACCGGCAAACGCGGGAAACGCTTGACCGGGTTTTCGCGCCGCTTGCGATTCCGGTTTATCATACGGATATCAGAAGCGCTGAGATGATCAAATATGCGTCCAACGCTTTTTTAGCGGCAAAAATCAGTTTTATTAATGAAATTTCTCATATATGTGAAAAAGTCGGTGCGGATGTGGAATCAGTCGCACACGGAATGGGATTGGATAAACGGATCGGCAATCAATTCTTAAGAGCCGGCATCGGCTACGGCGGCTCCTGCTTTCCGAAGGATACAAACGCCCTCGTGCAGATCGCCGGACATGTGGAGCATGATTTTGAATTGCTGAAGTCCGTCATTAAAGTCAACAATAACCAGCAGTCTATGCTGGTTGATAAAGTGCTGAATCGTCTCGGCGGCGTCACGGGAAAAACCATAGCCTTATTAGGGCTGTCCTTTAAGCCGAATACGGATGATATGCGGGATGCGCCGTCCATTGTCATTGCGGATCGTCTGGCTGCTCTTGACGCCCGGATTACAGCGTACGATCCCATCGCTTCATTCCGGGCTTCCGAGCTGCTACCGGATACGGTTTCTTACAGGGACTCCATAGAAGCAGCCGTCAGAGGAGCGGATGCCGTCCTGATTTTGACAGACTGGGAACATATTAAGCATTTCCCGCTTGAAGCCTACAAAGAGCTGATGGAAACCCCGGTTATTTTCGACGGGAGAAACTGCCACTCGCTTGAGGAAGCGGAACAGGCGGGCGTGGAATATATCTCAATCGGAAGAAGAGCCGTCGTGCCTCAGACTGATTCTGTCACTTGA
- a CDS encoding Lrp/AsnC family transcriptional regulator, with protein MEHEYSIPNLVLDETDKHILSILHEEGRISYTDLGKRVNLSRVAVQQRIQHLLDAGVIEKFTAVINPAKIGRHVSVFFNVEVEPQYLEETALKLEQEPAVTSLYHMTGPSKLHMHGIFANDQEMEEFLTKRLYTQKGVVSVDCQMLIKRYKSRTGMKL; from the coding sequence TTGGAACATGAGTACAGCATTCCGAATCTTGTACTTGATGAAACGGATAAACATATTCTCTCGATTCTGCACGAGGAAGGGAGGATTTCCTATACAGACTTAGGAAAGCGGGTTAATCTGTCGCGAGTGGCGGTTCAGCAGCGCATCCAGCATTTACTGGATGCCGGCGTGATTGAAAAATTCACCGCCGTCATCAACCCGGCGAAAATCGGACGTCACGTGTCTGTGTTTTTTAATGTGGAGGTGGAGCCGCAGTATTTGGAGGAAACAGCATTAAAGCTTGAACAGGAACCCGCCGTGACAAGCCTTTATCATATGACAGGCCCGAGCAAGCTGCATATGCACGGCATTTTCGCAAATGATCAGGAGATGGAAGAGTTTTTGACAAAACGGCTCTATACGCAAAAAGGCGTCGTCAGTGTCGATTGCCAAATGCTGATCAAACGGTATAAAAGCAGAACGGGCATGAAGCTGTAA
- a CDS encoding YveK family protein — protein MGESTSIKEIFAILRKRLLFILIITAAAAAAGGLISFFALTPVYENSTQILVSQSKNNQKEVQFNDVQTNLQLINTYNVIIKSPVILDEVIKQLKLSMTSKELESKITVSSEQDSQVVTIAVRDTDAKRAAVMANAVAAVFQDKITTIMNVDNVSILSKAEAADSPSPVEPNRKLNIAIAFAAGLLGGIGLAFLLEHLDNTIKSEEQLESVLGIPILGTVTSISTKDSLAQGLRMAETKQAGGGHVDA, from the coding sequence ATGGGAGAATCTACAAGCATAAAGGAAATATTCGCAATACTGAGAAAGCGTCTGCTGTTTATACTTATCATTACCGCGGCGGCAGCTGCCGCAGGCGGACTCATCAGTTTCTTCGCTCTTACGCCGGTCTATGAAAACTCAACTCAAATTTTGGTCAGTCAATCCAAAAACAATCAAAAAGAAGTCCAATTCAATGACGTTCAAACCAACCTCCAATTAATCAACACGTATAATGTCATCATCAAAAGCCCGGTCATTCTCGACGAAGTAATTAAACAGCTGAAACTGTCAATGACTTCGAAAGAATTGGAATCGAAAATCACGGTATCCAGCGAGCAGGATTCACAAGTCGTGACAATCGCCGTGCGGGATACGGATGCAAAGCGGGCGGCCGTTATGGCAAATGCGGTTGCGGCCGTTTTTCAGGACAAGATCACAACCATCATGAATGTGGATAATGTCAGCATCCTTTCAAAGGCCGAAGCGGCGGACAGCCCGTCACCCGTAGAGCCTAACCGTAAGCTGAATATCGCGATTGCGTTTGCCGCCGGACTTTTGGGCGGGATCGGTCTCGCCTTTTTGCTGGAACACTTGGATAATACGATCAAATCGGAAGAACAGCTGGAATCGGTGCTCGGCATCCCGATCTTGGGAACGGTTACTTCAATCAGCACAAAAGACAGCCTCGCTCAAGGCTTGAGGATGGCAGAAACAAAACAAGCGGGAGGCGGACATGTTGACGCGTAA
- a CDS encoding CpsD/CapB family tyrosine-protein kinase — protein sequence MLTRKKDKFAKRSVITMSEPKSINSEQYRTIRTNIEFSSVDTEVKSLLITSAGPEEGKSTTAANLAVVFAQQGKKVLLIDADLRKPTVHFTFKLDNGTGLTSLLLKQIPFQKAVLPADEANLDILTSGPIPPNPAELLSTDAMKDLLSEATDVYDKVILDTPPVLAVADTKILGSYTDGAIMVISSGKTDKEKAAKAKEALDYCPCKLLGAVMNGKRQTKHSDYAYYGQ from the coding sequence ATGTTGACGCGTAAAAAAGACAAATTTGCAAAACGAAGCGTGATTACGATGTCAGAGCCAAAGTCCATCAACTCAGAACAATATCGTACGATCCGCACAAACATTGAGTTTTCTTCCGTTGATACGGAGGTGAAGTCTCTTCTGATCACATCAGCCGGTCCGGAAGAAGGAAAATCGACTACCGCAGCCAATCTTGCCGTCGTATTTGCCCAGCAGGGGAAAAAAGTGCTTTTAATTGATGCGGATCTGCGCAAACCGACGGTTCATTTCACCTTCAAATTGGATAACGGCACCGGCTTAACGTCGCTGCTGTTAAAACAGATTCCGTTTCAGAAAGCCGTTCTGCCGGCTGATGAAGCCAATCTGGATATTTTAACGAGCGGGCCGATCCCGCCCAATCCGGCGGAGCTTTTATCGACGGATGCCATGAAGGATCTTCTGTCAGAAGCAACCGACGTTTATGATAAGGTGATTTTGGACACGCCTCCCGTATTGGCCGTAGCCGATACGAAAATATTAGGCAGCTATACTGACGGGGCCATTATGGTGATCTCAAGCGGGAAAACGGACAAGGAAAAAGCGGCCAAGGCGAAAGAAGCGCTCGATTACTGCCCGTGCAAGCTCCTTGGGGCCGTCATGAACGGGAAGAGACAAACGAAACACTCGGACTACGCTTATTATGGACAATAA
- a CDS encoding T7SS effector LXG polymorphic toxin, whose protein sequence is MSKVFESQSLTDEADKRKKQYEALEEQLHALKQSFQGMADLGDALKGKGADNIKDFFQGQAEIADSWLTLVSAQIAFLNGISGDIKDQELSDSYVETSFLEHELANADLKASEIVSAHKQEIDSILSGISDIIHLDSYSLDDYADKMGDAQKTRRDTITAVDKVDESLSTEYQNLESLDNAVLSKYSVLMQATSNGKSASPMYYDKKAFHSNEIYKSVIETEKQGTAYIDAKAQQAEARQLQEKAEEEANKPWYEKTWDGICNFTGEVTGYYDYKRAAEGVDPVTGEKLSTAERVTAGAMAAAGFIPVVGWAGRAFKGGKAIYKTGKTVIAAEHALDAYKAGKSLDILKMTEMGAYGLVASNGFSEAVTGKDMFGNKVSEEKRKQGALEAALSLVGAGAMAKHVNKGIPLATHSKVQKANKTLEKVKQFKVPTNVRVYAERPVTTDGFTFGFPTVRIDVETAAVKDLGIVKMAAKWNNDGKYDRIRGYKGRELSNYENKYLIDPRLVVEMNFKGKGKSGTNAAGWERNAKKFFNTLLKSNPEFWSAENTAKIKRGRVPVVDEQFIKHFPQYADYLKDPMRHHHIGEGGQAAALPKSLHPGYGGIHNIEKEWGITGVDDEIANRLETFRKESGR, encoded by the coding sequence ATGAGCAAAGTGTTTGAATCACAATCGTTAACGGATGAAGCAGACAAGAGAAAGAAACAATACGAAGCTCTTGAAGAGCAGCTGCATGCGCTCAAACAATCCTTTCAGGGCATGGCCGATCTCGGCGATGCTTTGAAAGGGAAAGGCGCAGACAATATAAAGGATTTCTTTCAGGGGCAAGCGGAAATCGCCGACAGCTGGCTGACGCTTGTCTCTGCTCAAATTGCGTTTTTAAATGGCATTTCAGGTGACATAAAAGATCAAGAACTGAGTGATTCATATGTGGAGACTTCATTTTTGGAGCACGAGCTGGCCAACGCGGACTTGAAAGCTTCAGAGATTGTCTCCGCTCATAAACAAGAAATCGATTCGATTTTGTCAGGCATCAGCGATATTATTCATCTCGACTCGTATTCACTTGATGACTACGCAGATAAAATGGGCGATGCCCAGAAAACCAGACGTGACACGATCACGGCAGTCGATAAGGTTGATGAATCCCTGAGCACTGAATATCAAAACTTAGAATCACTGGACAACGCAGTGCTCAGCAAATATTCCGTACTCATGCAGGCCACCAGCAACGGAAAAAGTGCATCCCCTATGTACTATGACAAAAAAGCCTTCCACAGCAATGAAATCTACAAAAGCGTCATTGAAACAGAAAAACAGGGAACAGCATATATCGATGCGAAAGCCCAGCAAGCCGAAGCAAGACAGCTTCAGGAAAAGGCTGAAGAAGAAGCCAATAAACCATGGTACGAGAAAACATGGGATGGCATCTGCAACTTTACTGGAGAAGTCACTGGCTATTATGATTATAAAAGAGCAGCAGAAGGCGTTGATCCGGTTACCGGGGAAAAACTCTCCACCGCAGAACGCGTCACAGCAGGAGCAATGGCCGCCGCCGGATTCATACCGGTCGTCGGCTGGGCAGGCCGCGCCTTCAAAGGCGGAAAAGCCATTTACAAAACCGGAAAAACTGTCATTGCCGCAGAACATGCTTTAGACGCCTACAAAGCAGGCAAATCTTTAGACATTCTCAAAATGACAGAAATGGGCGCATACGGCCTCGTTGCCTCAAACGGATTCTCAGAAGCCGTCACAGGCAAAGATATGTTTGGAAACAAAGTATCTGAGGAGAAGCGCAAGCAAGGGGCGCTGGAAGCGGCTTTGAGCTTGGTTGGAGCCGGGGCGATGGCGAAGCATGTCAACAAAGGCATACCGCTTGCAACCCATTCAAAAGTCCAAAAAGCAAACAAAACACTAGAAAAAGTAAAACAATTCAAAGTCCCGACAAATGTCCGCGTGTACGCAGAACGCCCGGTAACGACTGATGGATTCACGTTCGGATTCCCAACAGTCCGTATAGATGTGGAAACGGCTGCTGTTAAGGATCTTGGGATTGTGAAGATGGCGGCTAAATGGAATAATGACGGTAAATACGATCGAATTAGAGGCTATAAGGGCAGAGAACTTTCAAACTACGAAAATAAGTATTTAATTGATCCTAGGCTTGTAGTAGAGATGAATTTTAAGGGGAAGGGAAAATCTGGGACAAATGCGGCTGGCTGGGAGCGAAATGCGAAAAAGTTTTTTAACACGCTACTAAAAAGTAATCCTGAGTTTTGGAGTGCTGAAAATACTGCTAAGATTAAAAGAGGAAGAGTCCCAGTAGTTGATGAACAATTTATAAAACATTTTCCACAGTATGCAGATTATTTAAAAGACCCAATGAGACATCATCATATTGGGGAAGGAGGCCAGGCCGCAGCTCTACCTAAAAGCCTGCACCCTGGATATGGTGGTATTCATAATATTGAAAAAGAATGGGGAATTACTGGAGTAGACGATGAAATTGCGAATAGACTAGAAACATTCAGAAAAGAATCAGGAAGGTGA
- a CDS encoding tyrosine-protein phosphatase, producing MIDIHCHILPSIDDGAADDTESLKMAREAVRQGIDTIIATPHHMKYRYDTDRHTVKEAVRLLNKRLNKEGIPLTVLPGQEIRTDGDLLTGLQSGSLVPLHDTKYVLAEFPADHVPAYAERLFYELQLKGYVPVIAHPERNREIRENPSVLYSLVKKGAAAQVTAGCIAGAFGRKAKSFSLQLIEANLIHFLASDAHNLGSRNFYYQEALGVLKKEAGAELIYMLTENAALLVENKAVYKEPPLPVARRKRWGLF from the coding sequence ATGATAGATATCCATTGTCACATCCTTCCTTCCATAGACGACGGCGCGGCGGATGATACAGAAAGCCTCAAGATGGCGAGAGAAGCGGTCAGACAGGGGATTGATACGATCATCGCGACGCCTCATCACATGAAATACCGCTATGACACTGACCGGCACACGGTCAAAGAAGCGGTCAGACTGTTAAACAAACGTTTGAATAAGGAAGGCATTCCGCTGACCGTTCTGCCCGGCCAGGAAATCAGAACAGACGGAGATCTGCTGACAGGTCTTCAAAGCGGCTCGCTTGTCCCGCTCCATGATACAAAGTATGTGCTGGCGGAGTTTCCGGCGGATCATGTCCCGGCCTACGCTGAAAGGTTATTTTATGAATTGCAGCTGAAGGGATATGTCCCCGTCATCGCCCATCCGGAGCGGAACAGAGAAATCCGCGAAAACCCATCCGTCCTTTACAGTCTCGTGAAGAAAGGCGCGGCTGCCCAAGTGACGGCCGGCTGCATTGCCGGGGCATTCGGGCGGAAAGCGAAGTCCTTTTCGCTGCAGCTTATTGAAGCGAATTTGATCCACTTTCTCGCATCTGACGCCCATAATCTCGGATCGAGAAATTTTTATTATCAGGAGGCGCTCGGCGTTCTGAAAAAAGAAGCCGGGGCGGAGCTGATTTACATGCTTACGGAAAACGCGGCGCTTCTCGTTGAAAACAAAGCCGTTTATAAGGAACCTCCGCTGCCTGTGGCCCGCCGTAAGCGCTGGGGTCTTTTTTAA
- a CDS encoding YwqI/YxiC family protein: protein MEIKLKYGAVMKQLESVSSALEAVSIGNAGSNGKNRLDYTSKYESREAKLVSMISEYKQAVHKNIADVKDNVDSLKEQDEAIAVK from the coding sequence ATGGAAATAAAACTCAAATACGGAGCTGTCATGAAGCAGCTTGAATCCGTCAGCAGCGCTTTGGAGGCCGTTTCTATCGGGAATGCCGGTTCAAACGGAAAAAACAGACTCGACTATACCTCCAAGTATGAATCCCGCGAGGCAAAGCTTGTATCCATGATCAGCGAATATAAGCAAGCCGTTCATAAGAATATCGCGGACGTAAAAGACAACGTAGACTCCCTGAAAGAACAGGACGAGGCGATCGCCGTAAAATAA
- a CDS encoding SUKH-4 family immunity protein, whose translation MLLPEEFNRSWDVNKNGPLLTFPYDDLVETPFSEGFKKFISLGGLPESPPPYLDFTSFPASFKPITSIFDVSEGFQKYWLLGSTGSGDPICIIENNERIVYLDNGNEYKEVFINSSINQFAECILLFSEMIDKAIHINGEDAFIDNDIPEYVIEWLKEELKRVDSNCTREGSFWGTEIENLYE comes from the coding sequence ATGTTATTACCCGAAGAATTTAATCGAAGTTGGGATGTTAATAAAAATGGTCCGTTATTAACGTTTCCATATGATGATTTAGTAGAGACTCCTTTTTCGGAGGGATTTAAAAAATTTATTTCTTTAGGAGGTTTGCCTGAATCCCCTCCGCCATATTTAGATTTTACTTCCTTTCCAGCGTCATTTAAGCCAATTACAAGTATCTTTGATGTGTCGGAAGGGTTTCAAAAATATTGGTTGTTAGGTTCTACTGGTTCCGGAGATCCAATTTGTATTATAGAAAACAACGAGAGAATCGTTTATTTAGATAATGGTAATGAATATAAAGAAGTTTTTATTAACTCTTCAATAAATCAATTTGCAGAATGTATATTGCTTTTCTCAGAAATGATTGACAAGGCTATACACATAAATGGTGAGGATGCATTTATTGATAATGATATTCCGGAATATGTAATCGAATGGTTAAAAGAAGAACTCAAAAGAGTAGACTCAAATTGCACAAGAGAAGGAAGCTTTTGGGGTACTGAAATAGAAAATTTATATGAATAA
- a CDS encoding YwqG family protein: MEKTWHLPKQMESSRGLLETSSRPFIKLHVKKAETGRYDSKIAGDPYFPKHEPYPEDESGRPMKLLAQINFADMPGLPDFPDTGILQFYISVSDDVYGLNFDDGCAQTGFCVKYFERVTEQEAELMDDFSFVQVEEEYDFPIQSEALIIPELSAEWVLPSDFQFSQYAAGMDAFDYFEQFDDEVYDEYTANAFGHKIGGYASFTQEDPRSYSHQDHTILLLQIDSDDDIDSMWGDVGIANFFIRPEDLKKKDFSNVLYNWDCS, translated from the coding sequence GTGGAAAAAACATGGCATTTGCCGAAACAAATGGAATCATCCCGCGGCCTGCTGGAAACGTCATCGAGGCCTTTTATCAAACTGCACGTCAAAAAAGCTGAAACGGGACGGTATGACAGTAAAATCGCCGGAGATCCCTATTTTCCGAAACATGAGCCGTATCCTGAAGATGAAAGCGGCAGGCCGATGAAGCTCCTCGCCCAGATCAATTTTGCGGACATGCCCGGACTGCCTGATTTTCCGGATACCGGTATCCTTCAGTTTTACATATCGGTCAGTGATGATGTATACGGTCTGAATTTTGACGACGGGTGCGCGCAAACGGGTTTCTGTGTCAAATATTTTGAGCGCGTGACAGAGCAAGAAGCGGAGCTCATGGATGATTTTTCTTTCGTTCAGGTTGAAGAGGAGTACGATTTTCCGATCCAATCCGAAGCGCTGATCATCCCTGAACTGTCTGCTGAATGGGTGCTCCCGTCTGATTTTCAATTCAGTCAGTATGCCGCCGGGATGGATGCCTTCGACTATTTCGAGCAGTTTGACGACGAGGTGTATGACGAATATACGGCGAACGCATTCGGCCATAAAATAGGCGGTTATGCGTCCTTTACCCAGGAAGATCCGCGGTCTTATTCTCATCAGGACCATACGATTCTGCTGCTGCAAATTGATTCAGACGATGACATTGATTCGATGTGGGGAGATGTCGGAATCGCCAATTTCTTTATCAGACCGGAAGACTTGAAGAAAAAAGATTTCTCAAATGTTTTGTACAACTGGGATTGCAGTTAA
- a CDS encoding SMI1/KNR4 family protein: MKYDFINSYKENTFYPVSENEILEVENKLGLRLPYDLRQFLLEVGYGFLKKSEYNINRILGPASIRDARLKVNDFEFYPDIEVYEELEEDKVIFFEANESALLLIELGNEQNNSIYYDDIKIADSLEEFLIELMKNDKYYLDLIED; the protein is encoded by the coding sequence GTGAAATATGATTTTATTAACAGTTACAAAGAGAACACATTTTATCCAGTAAGTGAGAATGAAATTTTAGAAGTAGAAAATAAGTTAGGTTTAAGGCTACCTTATGATTTGAGACAGTTTCTTCTTGAGGTGGGTTACGGCTTTCTTAAAAAATCAGAATATAATATTAACCGCATTCTTGGACCTGCTTCAATCAGAGATGCAAGATTAAAAGTTAATGATTTTGAATTTTATCCAGATATTGAGGTTTATGAGGAACTTGAAGAAGATAAAGTGATTTTCTTTGAAGCAAATGAAAGTGCTTTGTTACTAATTGAATTAGGCAATGAACAAAATAATTCAATATATTATGATGATATAAAAATTGCAGATTCATTAGAAGAGTTTTTAATAGAACTTATGAAAAATGATAAATATTATCTCGATTTAATTGAGGATTAG